CTACGAATTTTACCCGCGATCGCAAGATCCTCCTTATTTAGCGTTTCTGGGGCGACTATCTCCAGAAAAAGGACCGCATATAGCAATCGAAATCGCCAAGCGTTCTGGTTGGCGCTTGAAAATGGCAGGTAAGATAGATGTCGTCGATCGCGACTACTTTGAGCGCGAAATCAAACCTCACATAGATGGCAAACAGATTGAGTATCTTGGCGAGGCGAACCACGCTCAAAAATGCGAACTGATGGGCGGTGCAGTCGCTACCCTGTTTCCGATTACTTGGCGCGAACCGTTTGGCTTAGTAATGATTGAGTCAATGGCAACAGGAACGCCAGTAATTGCTATGGAACTCGGCTCGACACCAGAAATCATTGTTCGCGGACAGACAGGCTTTTTGTGTCGAACGATTGATGAGTGCATTGCAGCGATCGATAAAGCACCGCAGTTGAATCGTTTTGTTTGTCGAGAGCATGTCGTCAAAAACTTCAGCGTGCAGCGCATGACGGATGGTTACGAAGCAGTTTATCAGCAAATCCTTGCCGAGCGTTTTGCCCAAAATGGACGCGTTCAGAGTACGATTCGAGTGTAATTGCGTAGGTGGAGCCAGATGGTATCCACCCTATTTCTGATCTAGATATGTGGAGTTTGTGCAAGCACATAACTCTACACTTAGTTTGCTAAGGAAGATGTAAATACTTAGCGTACGACAAGCATATTCTTTTTGAGATTAGGCGAGGGAATTCTCAGAAGAATTAGCTTGCTTATATCAGCCGATAGCGATCGCAAAAGGCAAAACTTTCTTCAAGGTATAGCAGGGGTCAGAGGTCAGAGATCGGGGTTAACCCCCCTCAGAGGGATCGTTATAAGCTTCTACAATGTCCTAACTTTACTGACTAGGGCTATAACAACAGCGTAACGATGAGGAATACTGTTACGCAGCAAAGTTAGCGGCATCTTTGCTAAGAGTTATGAAGAATACTAGGTGAATCAACAGCAGTTTAGCACGAGAGTTCTACTACTGTAGAATGTACTATTCAGCTCCCGCAGGCAGCCTTACTGTTATTCATCCCGGTGAAATTCATGCTGTACGCAATTTATAAAGATTGCATGTCCTGCATTTTTGTCACAGGAATAGCAGCAGAAAATCTTAGGCACAGTGATGCCCAACCCCTCGTTGGATTTGGATAATATTGCGTTCTGCCTTTGGATAACAGGAAATCGCCTCAGCAATAGCTTTTATGATTTTTTGCTAGTGCGGTTCCATGCAGCATCGAGGGCGCGTTTGACACGCTCGCTTGCTCGGTTGAGACTCTGCTGAAAGCTTTCCCATTCGTCTTGCAGAAACTCGGTTGCTTGTTGCAAGGCATTTTTATCGTGCTGTCCAGACGCTGCAAGTTCGTCACTTACTTCTTTTATCTTCACGCGCACGACTTCTGGTCGATCGTGAGGTGATACTAGCGATTGAAGGCGGTGTGCGATCGTCTTGACCAAGTTTTTAACCTGTTGCGATTTTTCGCTCAAAAACCCCTTCAGTCCTTCTGGTTCGCTCTTGAGGCGTTCTTGCGCCCCTTCACGTAGCACGACCGCTTCTGCTTCAATGACTTCCACATCTTCTGGATACAACACTGCCCGTCCGCCAAAAGGAGCGGCAATATCTCCACTCAAGATAAATGCAGCGATGTTGCCAGTCTCCCAATCAAACAAAAAATCTTCTACCCATCCCAAAGCATCTGTCATCGACAAGCGGACTGGCAATCGGTACAGGCGGCGGAGATTGAGCGCGGTTTGAGGCAAGAGTGTAGGGCTGTAAGTTAATACCGCATCAGGACCAATAACAGACACTTGTTCGAGCGGCGTATATCCTTCGCTGGTGCCTAGGTAAACTACCTGACCGCGATCGTCAATCCAAACCTCTTCAACTGTACCGAACCGAGAGGCAGTGGCACTGTCTAATTCCATTAAACCAAGTATTTGGCTGCGACGTACAACATTAATCATGGCTTTGTTTTCCTCAAAATTCTCGTTGCTTTAGTTTGGTATACTTGCAAATCGAAGCTCTTACAGGTCTATCTAGCCATACCAATGCGCTACATTTACTACCTCATTATTCAAAGATGAGAGTTTATCAAAGGAATTGTTTTTCTCGGGTAATTCAAATATTGTTGAGTTGTGTAAAGAACGCTGTTTTTAGCCAAGTGTAAGCCAGGCAACAATCAGGAAGAAACATGCTAAATCGACTAAGGAGTTATTATTTTGTGTCAGCTAGGATTGTGAATTTTGTAGCAACATACTGCCGCTACCTTTTAGTTTAAAACTGTTAAGATTCTAGCAGATAGAGGGGTTTTCTTTATTTTCCTCCTTAAATAACTAAAGTAATTTTAGCATTATTTAGAAACTCAAATGCAATTATAATTGCGGTCATGCATGCTTGAAGCAAAACCAAGTAAATTACAACAAAATATGTAACATTCTGCGTACAATTTCTTAGAAATTAATTGCTATAACAAGCAGAGCAATATGTTTTTGAGAAGCCCCTTGGATTGAATTTTGGCGGAGAACGCTTTAGATAGGAGAAAACATTATGTCTACAAGCATTGATAGACAGCATAAGCAACGGCATCCGTGGTTTGAGTTAGAGCAAGTTATTCAGCGTTTAGAAACAATTCAGAATGTCATCGTAGTCATACTATCCATTGCTCTATTTTGTTTTATGGTCATTCGACTAGGAGATCTATTTCTCTCTATGCTGGTTCCGCTTGGATTCCAAAAAGTTACCTCTGACATTTTATTTATTTTGATTTTGGTAGAGTTATTCCGGCTACTGATTATTTATTTAAAAGAGCAACGAATATCTGTAGGAGTAGCGGTGGAAGTTTCAATTGTATCTGTGCTGCGAGAAGTTATTATTCGAGGAGCACTGGAGATTGCTTGGCAACAAATCTTGGCAATTTGCGCTTTTTTATTAGTTTTGGGAGGGTTGTTATTAATTCGCGCTTGGATGGCACGAATTTTCAATAGAATAGAAATGGAAAAAAAACAAGCTGTACGAGACAATCAAGTCGTTGAGGAAGATCGTTTACTGTTCGACGATATGGTTCGCTAAATCTATTAGGATAGATTTTCAATGATGTAGGGTGTGGTGAAGACTGTCTACTTGTAAGTGGGCAACACTTTCTAAGAGTTTACCTGCGTGCAGATACTGTGTTAATTCAGCTGGAGCGATCGCTAATTTAAGTTGTTCTTGTAGTTCAGATCCTTCCAAGACTTCCTTGTGTAAGAGAAGTTGGGCTGTTTCTTCTAGTAAGTTCTGGTTCGTCCTCAAAATCAATAAAGCCATCTGATGGGCACTTTCCACAATTTCCTGCACTTCTCGGTCAATCTCCTCAGCCGTTTTGGGACTGACTGGACGACGCGGGTTGCTAAAACCATCAAGAAACTGGCTTTGTTGAATTTTCTCAAAGGCTACAGGACCTAAATCATCACTCATACCATAAAGAGTGACAAACCGTTCAGCTAAGTCAGTTGCCTTCTGAATATCATCGCTAGCTCCTGTAGATATTCTGCGAAAAATCAGTTCTTCTGCTGCGCGACCAGCTAATAGAGTTGCAATTCGTCCGCGAATTTCATCCTCCATCATTAAAAAGCGGTCTTCCTCTGGCATCTGCACAGTGTAGCCTAAAGCACCCACTCCACGAGGCACAACCGAGATCTTCTCGACTTTTCCCGCACCAGGCATCAAGCTGGCGACGATCGCATGACCCACTTCATGATATGCAACGGTTTTTTTCTCAGTTTCATTCAAAACGCGAGATTTTTTCTCCAGTCCTGCGACAACACGCTCGATCGCTTCATTAAAATCTGCCATTGTCACCGCAGTGCGATTCTGACGCGCCGCCAGTAAAGCTGCCTCGTTGACAAGATTAGCCAAATCTGCTCCAGCAAAACCTGGGGTTCGCGCTGCAATCTTTGCCAGATCGACATCATCAGCAAGCTTCACATTCTTAACATGGACTTTCAAAATAGCTTCTCGTCCGTTTTTGTCAGGGCGATCGACAACAACCTGACGGTCAAAACGACCAGGGCGACGTAAGGCTGGGTCAAGGACATCTGGACGGTTAGTAGCAGCAAGGATAATGACACCTGTATTAGCATCAAAACCATCCATTTCTGTTAATAACTGGTTGAGAGTTTGTTCGCGTTCGTCATTCCCACCCATAAAGGGACTATTACCGCCACGAGACTTACCCAACGCATCTAATTCGTCAATAAACACAATACAAGGGGCTTGTTGCTTCGCCTGTTCAAACAAATCGCGCACCCGCGCTGCACCTACCCCAACGAATAATTCGATAAACTCGGAACCAGAAATACTAAAAAATGGCACCCCCGCTTCTCCAGCAATTGCTTTAGCAAGTAACGTCTTACCAGTACCTGGTGGTCCAACAAGTAACACCCCCTTGGGAATTTTGGCACCTATGCGGATATATTTATTCGGGTTTTTGAGGAACTCAACAATTTCTTGGAGTTCCACTTTGGCTTCATCGACTCCAGCAACATCGTCAAACTTGACTCCAGTACTGCCTTCTGAATAGATACGTGCTTTGCTCTTGCCTACGGTTAAAGCCGCTGGACCGCCAGCTTGACTGCGGCTAATCAGCCATCCCCAAATGCCAAAGAAGACCAAAGGAGGCACAATCCAACTCAGCAAAGTTGTAATCCATCCAGTATTATCAGGAGGTGGGGCGGCAAACTTGACTTGGTTCTCGCGCAGAATTCTTGGCAAATCAAGATCTAAAGCTATTGGTGTTGTTGTGAATACTCTAGGAGATTCTGATGGGTTATCGGATTTGAGCACGTACTGAATCCGATCCGACCCGATAATTGCACGGTCAACTTTCCCTGCTTCTACTTGATCGATAAAATCACTATAAGCAACTTCTGGATAGCGAGTGCCTAGACTGGGAATAATAGCTAAGTTAAATAGTAAAAGCGCCGTTAAAAAGATCAGAAAGCTCTCGCCGATCTGCCTTGGCTTTGGTAATTTTGGTGCATTGCGGCTGTTTTCTACTGGCATTTAGATCCGCTCCTGAAGTAATTAGTGTATATAGGACAAATGACACTGCCAAGTTCTGAATTGTCGTGCAACTGGATGAAATTGATCGCGCTAGTGAGGGCGATCGCCCTCACTCACGAGCAGCGATCGCCTTTGCTAGCTGCTTTTCTAGCTTTGGTGAGTTTGAATAGCTTATTGACTATTTGCCAAGTTGACCTTAACAACTCGGCGGCGAGCTTCTTCTGCCTTCGGCATTGTTAGCGTCAAAATACCATTCTTAAACTCAGCTTGCACTTGGTCGTGCTTCACAGGTGCAGGTAAATCGATCTGACGCTGGAACTTGCCGTAGCGCAATTCCGAACGGAAATATCCTTGCTCTGCAATGCGGTTTTCATGACGGTGTTCGCCCGCAATAGAAACGCCTTCCCGACTGACTTGAATGTCGAGATCCTTGCCTTCGACACCAGGAATTTCTGCCTTCAAAATTACGTTCTCGTCCGTCTCTTCAAGTTCAATCGCGGGCATCCAATTCAACTTGCGCCGCCTGGAATCGTCGTTGAACTCAACTAATTCATCAAATAATTCGTTTATCTGGCGACGCAGAGTTTCCATTTCTTGAAATGGTTGCCAACGTACTAATGCCATATAGGTTTCACCTCCAAGTTAAAACATGGAAGATATGAAGCGTCAGTTTTTCTCAAAGGGTATACTCAGAAAATCGCGCTAGCTAACTTGGCTCATTAACCTCTATCTGTAGTATCTATAGATTTGCTTTTAAATCAACCATTTCGTCAGTAGGGAAAACCATACTGATGTAGTAGTACTTTCTTCCAGATAGAGATTCTCTATGCTTCTGGGTTACCTTATGACGTTATTTAACTTGCTAAACTGAGACGCGAACCGTTTTGGGTTTTAGCAACTTCAATTCGGGCTTGGAAAGCTTCTTTGAAGTAGGGCATATGCGTCACAGTGAGAATGCACGCAAAATCGCTTGCGATCGCATTGATCGCTGCAATTAAGCGATCGCATCCTTCTTGATCTTGAGTACCAAATCCTTCATCAATAATCAGTAACTGTAGTGCGGCTCCGGCGCGTTGCGCAAGCAGTTTAGCTAACGCCAAACGAATCGCAAAGTTAATCCGAAACGCTTCCCCTCCTGAGTAAGTTTCATAAGGTCTTGTGCCGCGTGCATCAGCGATGAGAATATCAAGCGTATCGATCATTTTAGTCGCTTTTTTGCGCGTTCCACTCCGCCCTGCTTTTTGCGTGACAAATTGCACGTGCAATTGATTCGCACTCAACCGCGCCAAGAGGTGATTCGTTTCAGCTTCGAGTTGTGGCAAGACATTCTCAATCATTAATGCCTGAATGCCATTTTTGCCAAAGGCTTGCGCTAATTCTTGATAAATGCGGTACTGCTGTTTGGTTGCTTGTAGTTGTTGTTTTCCTTGTTCGTATTGTGTTTGTAGGGCTTCGAGTTGGTTAAGCTGTTGCTGAAGTTGTCCTAAATGACTGAGTTGTTCGTCAAGCTGTCGCCGACGAAACGCTAGCTGCTGTTCTAAGGCTTGAATTTCTGCTATTGGTAAAGGTGTTTGTTCGAGTTGCTGCGTCAGGGACTCGATTTGCGCAACCAGAACTTGACGTTCCGCGCTTCTTGCTTGAATCGCTTCTTTGAGGTCTTGCGATCGCGCTTGCAATTGTGGATACTGCTCTTGCGCATTTTTTAGCTGTTGATAGCGAATTTGCCATGTTTGCGCCTGACGCAAGGCGACACGGAGCGCGTTATGCTGTTCAGGTGCATAATTAATGGTTTTGATTTTTGCGTCTAAAGCCGCAATTTGGCGCGCGCATTCAGAATGCGTTTGCTGCTCGACGATTTTTTGATTTAACTGTGCAATTTGTGTTTCGATCTGTGGTTTTCGCTGTAAAATTTGTGACAAACGCTTTTGTGCATCTTTTAATTGTCCTTGGCGAATCTCTGCCCAGCGCCACCGCTCAATTTCACTGCGAGCTAAGGCATGATCTTGCTCGTTGTAATTTAACTGTTGTAGTTGTTGTTCAATTTGTTGCAGTTCTGCTTGTCGATCGAGTGCGTAGTCACCTTCAGCTAGCGATCGCTCAAGTTGCTGTTTTTCTGCAATAATCTGTTGCAAATGGCGCTGCAAGTCATCGGTTGCTTCGAGTTGCGCGGCGAGTTGTCCGCGTTGTTCTCTTAACGCATCGTAGCCTGCAAGTTGTTGCGAGATTTCGCGATATTCTTGACGCAGTACTTGAATTTCGCGTTCAGATACTGCCATTTGCTCGCGGATGACCCACAACTGTTGTTGAATTTCTTGCTGTTCGGTTTGGGTTTTTTCGACGACACGTTGCCAATGATGTTCTGTTAAAGGGCGATCGCATAACGGACACTTTGCATCGGGGTTTTGCAACATTTGCAGCTTTTGCTCTAATTCCCCCATCTGTTTTTCGTAGTCGCGTTGATGCGCTTGTAGGCGTTCCATAAAATGACGCCGTTCTTGTCCTTTTTCGCGGACTCGTTCGAGGTAAACGCGCTTTTTCTCGAGTTGTTCGAGTTGAATGGCGACATCCATCACCGCTTGTTGAAGTTGCGGTTGGCGTTGCTGTTGATGAGTAAGTTGATTTTGAGAAGCTTGCAGTTCTTCAAGTCGTGCTTGCATTCGTGCTTGAACGCGTTCGAGTTGCGTTTGCAGCGATGTGCGGTATTGCAGTAGCGGTGTCACTTGCAATTGCAGTTGATCCAACTGTTTTAACCGATCGCGCGCGACCTCTAGTTGTGCTAACGCTGCTTCAACTTCGCTCGATTTTTGCAATGTTTGCTGAATTTCTTGTTCTTGCTGCTGTAAGGCGACAAGTTGTCCTTCAGCGTGTTGGAGTGAGGAGCGAATTTCATTGACTTGCTGCGTGAGTTGCTGCTGTAAGTGCTGAAGTTGCACGGTAGCGCGGGAATGTTCTTGGAATTTGGCAGAAAGCGTTTCTTCCTCAGTTTGCAAGCTTTCGTACTTAGCATAGCCTGCGTAAATTTCGTCGGTATGACTCAGCGTTTCTTCAATCGCTGATAGCTGTTCGTTAATAGCGCGACGTTCTTCCGCTAGGCGATCGCTATCTTGCGTCAAGTTTTGGTATTGCTGTTGTAAAAATCCTAACTGTTGTTCCCAAGTTTGTCGCTGGTGTTGAATGACTTGTAAGCTTTGCAGTTGAATTGTGTCAAATGCCTGCTGTTGTTGTAGCTGGTTGTGTTGTGCTTCTAACTCGGCGCGTTCTTGTGCGATCGCTTCTTTGTGCTGCAACTGGTTTTGCATTCCTTCTAAAGTGCGCTCTAGTTGTTCTGCTTGCGCTTTAAACGAGCGCGATAAGTCTTTTGCTCTTTCCTCTAGATCGTCGTATTGATTGAGTTTGAGCAACTCTGCTAATATTTCTTTGCGCTCGGTTGGACGCTTGAGCATAAATTCGTCAGCGCGTCCTTGGCGGAGGTACGCCGAATTAATAAACGTATCGTAGTCAAGTTTGATATGTTCTAAAATTAATTGCTGCGTAGCTCTTACACCGCGTTCTGTCAAAGCCCGAAATCCATTTGGTGTCGCAATCTGAAACTCTAGCAAACTACTTTGTCCGCGGTGGCGCGTCCGAATCACGCGGTATTGATGCTGGTTACTGATAAAGATAAAGTCTACCTGAACTTCTTTTGCACCTGTGTGGATAATATCGTCTTCGGATACCGCACGACTTTGTCCCCAGATTACCCAAGTAATCGCTTCGAGTAACGAAGACTTGCCTGCACCATTCGAGCCACAAATACAAGCAATATGCAATCCCGAAAAGTCAAGAGTTGCATCGCGGTAGCTTAAAAAATTTTTCAGCGTAAGTTGAACTGGAATCATCTAGGCTTTAGCGCCACACTTAAAATATATCTAAGGAATAACAGTACATTTGCACTGTTGCCTAGTCTATCCACGAGATATATCAGGTTTCCAGCATTCGAGCCGTTACCTATAAAATTCTTAATATAAAGGAAATTTCCACAATAAAAATGCCCTCTGCTGTATGTCAAGAAGGCATTGCTAGTCAGAACAAAAAGAAGCAGTAGATTTGTGGCTACCAACAAGAAGCATACTCGCTTGGTATGACGGCGTTATGACAGCGAGATGGTAATGTTGTCACACTTCGTTTAGTTTGTAAAAAACCTGGGCGTTACGAAGGATATTAAAACAGGTGTTTCTCATTTAGTAACTAAGTTGGCAAGTAAGATCTCTTATCTGCACCGCTAGAGCGATCATTGTGACAAATTTAAGTTACAGCGCGATCGCATTACAAATTTTGATTAGCTACTGAGCATTCTACTGTAGATAAGTTGGCAATAATTCCAACCAAGTAGGCAGTCGATTTTTGATATTTTTGGTGGAACTAATGCGCAATAATTTGGTAAAAATGCTACAAGCGTTCAGCTTTCTGCGTGAATGTGGCTGCAATTAAACTAACTTAGCTAACTCGTACTGCGACGTTTTTGTTGCTTGACTAGTACTGGTCTAGGTTTCTTCTTTTTAGCTACTTTAGTGCTACGAGTCATACTTGGACGACATCGTTCGCAATATAAAGGACGCGGGCCATAAGTCTCGCGTTCAACATCTTTGTTACACTGCTTACAGATGAACTTGTACACGCGCGTATGAATGACACGCTCGTGTGCTCTCACAGTGTATTCGCGGACGTGAACTTTCTTGGATGGCATAGGCTAAGAATAATATACTGCTGTAAACAATATGCTAGCGGCAAGCAGGAGTCCTATTTTGAAGAATGCATCAAAATCATCAATTCATTCACAACTTAGTTGAAATGCGCGAATACTACCAAGCGATTCTCCAAAAGTGCGATCGCGCGAGTGCTCATGCTAGCGCTCAAGTCAATGCGCTCAACGCCTTGTTAGCCGATCGCTTTTTTGAAGATCAGCACATAGAAAGCTTACTGCAACTGAGAGCGCACTATCAAACGCTATACGCACAGCAGCAACAACAAGCCCAAAATGCTAGAGAGCAGCTCGGACACGTCAATGCACTACTCGCAGACCAGCTAGCATTACAACACAACGAACAAATTGCTTTTCCATCAGCGACAATAGCACAAAAACAGCTTAACGAAGGATTAACACGCGTTACGGATCAGCATGACAGCTCATTGCCGCAACAACTAGAACAAGAAAAGTTAAAGTCATCAATACTTTCCAACTCTAGCCAAGCACAGCAAGACATACAAGAACTTCCACATCCACAGAGCCAAAGCTTTGTTTCTATTCCAGAAGCACAGCATTTGGAATCCAACATTCCGCTCAAGTCACCAGCGCCTCTCTCGCAATCGCGCTTCTTAAAAACACCACTAGTTCCAAAATATCAACATCTAACTAAGTCAGAAGCCGTTGAACAGCTACTACAAAAGAATGAAGGAAGGATATTACACGTTGATTACATTATTCGTGCTTTGCATGGAGAGCTTGATGCTGAAAAACTCAAAGCAGAAAAGTTAAGAATGAACGATACTCTCCGCAAAGGAGTGGAAAAAGGATTATGGGATAAAGTCCCTGATTCGCCTGGTTGTTACACTATTGACTTGACGTTAGTTGAACAAAGAAGTCGGGGCACAACACCAACAAATTCAAGCCAAAATCAAAAGAATCAACTTCCTAAGCGCACATCCAGTCAAGAATCAGAACCGCTACGCTTGCCACGTTATCGTGGAATGAGTTTCACTGGAGCAGTTACCACTGTTGTACAGGAAAAAGCTGGCGAGATTTTGACTCCAGAGATAGTAGCAAAAGAGTTGTACGGTGACATAACAGGAAAAGCTTTGACACAAGCTAAAGCCAAAGTCGGCAAAACATTATGGAATGGCGCGAAACAAGGACGCTGGCAAAGTATTCCAGGTCAGCTAGGAATGTATACATTGCCATTGAACTCTTTGAGTTAGACTTGCTGCTCAAATCGTTACCTAATATAGCAGCGTTCAGAGGTCAGGAGGTGCGGGGGTCAGCGAATTAGACGTTATAGGTGTTGAGTTAACAAAACTTCCCACAATCCAAGACCTTAAGAACTCAATATTCAAAAATGATGTCCTAACTATTGCCCTCGATTTACAATAGTCCGCGATAACGAATAAACAGTAAAATAGCCGCCCAAGAACCCAACGCAACTTTGACTGCAACGAGAACATTGAGTAAAGGAATAGCCCCGCCACTGACAAGTGTGCCTAACTGTCCGTGTGGTAATTCGATGCCGCTGAGCGTAACAACTGCTAGCACAATAAAAATTACAACGGAAATTTTTTCCCATGTAGCAGCGTGCCAACGTTTATAGAGTGCTTGCATCCACACTGATGGTGAAGTAATCGCCACAAGACCGATCGCTGTTCCACCTGCTACCCCAGCAGCAAAGCCGCCACCTGGACTTAAATGTCCCCGAATCGCCAGTTCGATACTCACCAATGCTGTAATCGTTGCACCCAGACGCGCTAGCACGATTGATGGTTGATCTGTAAATTGATAGATTTTCGTGGTTGGCTTTTCGTTGGCTAGTAGATAATAGGCTCCTAAGATAGCGATTGAAAATACAACCACCTCGAAAATCGTGTCATACAAACGATTTCGGAAAATGATACCTGATACGGCATTAGGTACTCCACTATCTTGCACAACTAATTCAACAATCGAGACCTCCGTCACGTCGAGTGCTGGATTAGGGATGAGCAGCATTTTGACAAACATGGCAATACCTGCCACAATGTAAATCCACTTCACGAGTGCTTCTCCTTAGCGTCTAATGGATTGACATAAGTGAGACTAGTTTCTGGCGAGGCAAGTTCAGTTTGCATAATTTCATAAAGTCGTTGAACTCTGGTTACAGTGTGATAAGGTTGCGCGTGCGGATGCGATCGCTGAACGCACGTTGTATGAACTTCTTTGTCAACCAGCGCTTGCTCTAGAGATTGCATATCGGGGTAGGGAAATACTTCAAGCCGCATGTGACGTTTGCGTAAAATTGTACGTAACTCATCGAGGAGTTGTGCAAACTGCTCGCTTTGTGCTGCACTCCATTCTTCTTTGAGAACGCCAAGACGCATAACCAGGGACGAGCGTACCGCAACTGCATACAGCGTAATTGCCAGCATAGTACCGACTAGTGCTTCGGTCAAAGCCACATCTGCCGCACCCAAAACCGCGTATACCAAAGCGGCGATCGCGCCGAGTATACCGCGAATCACTAAAGCATGATATGGATTGACCTGAAACACCAGCATAAACGCACTTAATGGCAACAAAGCCGCGATCGCATAAATATAGAAATCATTTTCATTCATAGCTGTCTCCGCGACTCGAACAGTATGCCAGCACGTATCCCAGCACGGTGTTCCAAATTGCTAAGGAGATAATCGCCAAGATCAGCAACGGCCATTCACTGGGAATTTTCAGCAATAACCCAAAAATGATACTCATTGACCCCAGCGTATCCGCAACTGAAAGGCTATGCAACTTAAACAATATAGAGCGCCTACCTAATAGGTGCGAAGTTCCCCAAAACCAAAAAAGAAGTCCTAAACTAATGCAGATATAACTCAGTAAGTCAATCATTTTTACGAATTTGAAACATCAATCATGCGTTTAATCACGTGTGCTAGTAGCATTAAGGCGGCGTTGCCCACACTCAAGATGATGACAGCGACAATCCCGATCATCCAATCATCGCGAAAGACCGATACAACAAGTGCCATAATTGCCGTTTTAGTTGCAATACTCGCAAAGGCTAACATTCGCTGCCAGACTTCATCATCGCGCCACGCTGCGTAAGTTGGTATGAGTAACGCCAGAATCATTGCTATGAGTACCAAGTTCATGCTTTTTTCCTCCGTTGCACGCGGTGAACTTCGTACCAGCCGTCTTCGTGATATTTCAAGACAATCGTTTTGGGTGTAAAAGTGATCAAAAAGATATCGAGAAATATCAGTCCTGGCGTTCGTCGTGGCGGAACTCGTTCCATTGTCACGACTTCTTGGGTATGCGGGCGAAGCATAATCTCAAAAGCCTCGATATAAGCTTGTGGAATCGCGATGACGATTTCCCAAAGCGCCCGCAGCCAATCTTTTAATGCTGCGCGAGATTTGTGGTTATGTGGCAACAGCAGCGCGACGCTGACACCGATGATGATATTGACCGCGCTGAAATTAGCAGTGAGTAAAAACCAGATAGCCAGTCGTAAAATCAGGTTGAGATATCCAGTCATGTAAATACCATCCAAAACAGCAAAATCAACATCAGACTCATTCCACCAATCAGATGCTCAAATTGTTCAAGTACGCGCGGTAGCTTGAGTTCTAAGCGTCGAACACCCAAAAAATATGCTCCCCAGCCAGCACCAATAATCGCGAGGACTTTCGCAGTATTAGCGACAGTATACGTTTGGTAGTACGCAATATTGGCGATCGCCAGCGCTGCAATCAACGGTACAACTGCTAGCCACAAACCGAAGCGAATTTTTTCACTGCCTCCACGCGGCAGAAAGATGAATTTAGCATAGACGATCGCAGTTCCTGTGGCGGCAATGTTCATAGCGATCGCGTACGCGGGTGACAAATCTTTTAGCGTGAGAATCTTTGCTGCAAAACCCACCAACAAGGGAAAGCCTGAAATCGAAAGACTCGCTATCACTAAGGCAACCCACAGCGCTGTATTAACCGATTTTTGTTGGAGTTCCTTAAAGCTGCGGCTAGGTAAAGTACCTGCGATCAGAAACAACGT
This region of Chroococcidiopsis sp. TS-821 genomic DNA includes:
- a CDS encoding monovalent cation/H(+) antiporter subunit G — encoded protein: MIDLLSYICISLGLLFWFWGTSHLLGRRSILFKLHSLSVADTLGSMSIIFGLLLKIPSEWPLLILAIISLAIWNTVLGYVLAYCSSRGDSYE
- a CDS encoding Na+/H+ antiporter subunit E, yielding MTGYLNLILRLAIWFLLTANFSAVNIIIGVSVALLLPHNHKSRAALKDWLRALWEIVIAIPQAYIEAFEIMLRPHTQEVVTMERVPPRRTPGLIFLDIFLITFTPKTIVLKYHEDGWYEVHRVQRRKKA
- a CDS encoding Na(+)/H(+) antiporter subunit B; translation: MKWIYIVAGIAMFVKMLLIPNPALDVTEVSIVELVVQDSGVPNAVSGIIFRNRLYDTIFEVVVFSIAILGAYYLLANEKPTTKIYQFTDQPSIVLARLGATITALVSIELAIRGHLSPGGGFAAGVAGGTAIGLVAITSPSVWMQALYKRWHAATWEKISVVIFIVLAVVTLSGIELPHGQLGTLVSGGAIPLLNVLVAVKVALGSWAAILLFIRYRGLL
- the sbcC gene encoding exonuclease subunit SbcC, producing the protein MIPVQLTLKNFLSYRDATLDFSGLHIACICGSNGAGKSSLLEAITWVIWGQSRAVSEDDIIHTGAKEVQVDFIFISNQHQYRVIRTRHRGQSSLLEFQIATPNGFRALTERGVRATQQLILEHIKLDYDTFINSAYLRQGRADEFMLKRPTERKEILAELLKLNQYDDLEERAKDLSRSFKAQAEQLERTLEGMQNQLQHKEAIAQERAELEAQHNQLQQQQAFDTIQLQSLQVIQHQRQTWEQQLGFLQQQYQNLTQDSDRLAEERRAINEQLSAIEETLSHTDEIYAGYAKYESLQTEEETLSAKFQEHSRATVQLQHLQQQLTQQVNEIRSSLQHAEGQLVALQQQEQEIQQTLQKSSEVEAALAQLEVARDRLKQLDQLQLQVTPLLQYRTSLQTQLERVQARMQARLEELQASQNQLTHQQQRQPQLQQAVMDVAIQLEQLEKKRVYLERVREKGQERRHFMERLQAHQRDYEKQMGELEQKLQMLQNPDAKCPLCDRPLTEHHWQRVVEKTQTEQQEIQQQLWVIREQMAVSEREIQVLRQEYREISQQLAGYDALREQRGQLAAQLEATDDLQRHLQQIIAEKQQLERSLAEGDYALDRQAELQQIEQQLQQLNYNEQDHALARSEIERWRWAEIRQGQLKDAQKRLSQILQRKPQIETQIAQLNQKIVEQQTHSECARQIAALDAKIKTINYAPEQHNALRVALRQAQTWQIRYQQLKNAQEQYPQLQARSQDLKEAIQARSAERQVLVAQIESLTQQLEQTPLPIAEIQALEQQLAFRRRQLDEQLSHLGQLQQQLNQLEALQTQYEQGKQQLQATKQQYRIYQELAQAFGKNGIQALMIENVLPQLEAETNHLLARLSANQLHVQFVTQKAGRSGTRKKATKMIDTLDILIADARGTRPYETYSGGEAFRINFAIRLALAKLLAQRAGAALQLLIIDEGFGTQDQEGCDRLIAAINAIASDFACILTVTHMPYFKEAFQARIEVAKTQNGSRLSLAS
- a CDS encoding DUF4040 domain-containing protein, which gives rise to MNENDFYIYAIAALLPLSAFMLVFQVNPYHALVIRGILGAIAALVYAVLGAADVALTEALVGTMLAITLYAVAVRSSLVMRLGVLKEEWSAAQSEQFAQLLDELRTILRKRHMRLEVFPYPDMQSLEQALVDKEVHTTCVQRSHPHAQPYHTVTRVQRLYEIMQTELASPETSLTYVNPLDAKEKHS